A genomic region of Streptosporangium lutulentum contains the following coding sequences:
- a CDS encoding WecB/TagA/CpsF family glycosyltransferase: MGHRPVAAGYDAVSSTDDSASFGQDAMLSGHGERAAGQHPQIPGLSTVAGQTGAPIGKQGAAPAVPRQRPRPDKATRKRLRKRVHVAGVAIDPMTESEVVDHVIAALKRGEGGHIVTPNVDISRIVARDPEARRLVEGADLAVADGMPLVWAAKLLGTPLPGRITGADLIWSLSEAAAFYRHPVYLLGGPPGVATQAARNLTGRYPGLIVAGVDAPTFGFEDVPESYARVRDDVIATGPRLVFVGLGFPKQDRLIAALRDDLPGTWFVGCGSAIAFAAGTVQRAPGWAQHSGLEWVFRLLREPGRLARRYLVDDLPYALRLLTVSLFRGLFS, from the coding sequence ATGGGTCACAGGCCCGTCGCCGCCGGATACGACGCGGTGTCGTCCACAGACGACTCCGCGTCGTTCGGTCAGGACGCGATGTTGTCCGGACACGGCGAGAGAGCCGCCGGCCAGCATCCTCAGATACCCGGTCTGTCCACCGTCGCTGGACAGACCGGGGCACCGATCGGGAAGCAGGGGGCGGCGCCCGCCGTTCCCCGTCAGCGACCGCGACCGGACAAGGCCACTCGCAAGCGACTGCGCAAGCGCGTGCACGTGGCGGGCGTCGCGATCGATCCGATGACCGAGAGCGAGGTGGTCGACCACGTCATCGCCGCGTTGAAGCGCGGCGAGGGCGGCCACATCGTCACACCGAACGTGGACATCAGCCGGATCGTCGCCCGCGATCCGGAGGCACGCCGGCTCGTCGAGGGCGCCGATCTGGCGGTGGCGGACGGTATGCCGCTGGTGTGGGCGGCGAAGCTGCTCGGCACCCCGCTTCCAGGCAGGATCACCGGCGCCGACCTGATCTGGTCCCTGTCGGAGGCCGCCGCCTTCTACCGTCACCCCGTCTACCTGCTGGGCGGTCCGCCGGGGGTGGCCACCCAGGCGGCGCGCAATCTGACCGGCCGTTACCCGGGGCTGATCGTCGCGGGGGTCGATGCCCCGACGTTCGGGTTCGAGGACGTCCCCGAGAGCTATGCCAGGGTGAGAGACGACGTGATCGCGACGGGGCCGCGGCTGGTCTTCGTCGGGCTCGGCTTCCCCAAGCAGGACCGGCTCATCGCGGCACTCCGCGATGACCTGCCCGGCACCTGGTTCGTCGGCTGCGGCTCGGCGATAGCCTTCGCCGCGGGCACCGTCCAGCGGGCCCCGGGCTGGGCCCAGCACAGCGGCCTGGAATGGGTCTTCCGCCTGCTCCGCGAGCCCGGCAGGCTGGCTCGCCGCTACCTGGTGGACGACCTGCCGTACGCCCTTCGCCTGCTCACCGTCTCCCTGTTTCGGGGACTCTTTTCCTGA
- a CDS encoding sulfotransferase yields the protein MAGVVTPVLVTGLPRSGTSWTGKMLAASGELVYVNEPLNPQHPPGRSPGVLNAAVTHRFQYICPDNEESWLPAFASTVALRYGFLAELRRNRSPYDLARMVKYGTSFTLGRLGGRRALLDDPFALFSAGWFAERLGCRVIILLRDPVSFAGSWQRLGWTVHFQELLEQPLLVRDQPHLSALRPLVGSQDRLAKTVALWRAARTTATDLAARCPGVLLADYEHLAADPRAGFRRLYEWSSLTWSARAEERVLRACTATTGRTGGFAWSGLSRTAYRPMDSRHALATAAARLSPEEVRRVRELASVPE from the coding sequence GTGGCGGGCGTCGTGACCCCCGTGCTGGTGACCGGACTGCCCAGGAGCGGGACGAGCTGGACGGGCAAGATGCTCGCGGCGAGCGGTGAGCTGGTCTACGTCAACGAGCCGCTCAACCCCCAGCACCCGCCGGGCCGTTCCCCCGGGGTTCTCAACGCCGCCGTCACCCACCGTTTCCAGTACATCTGCCCGGACAACGAGGAGTCCTGGCTGCCCGCCTTCGCCTCCACCGTCGCGCTGCGCTACGGGTTCCTGGCCGAGCTGCGCCGCAACCGCTCGCCGTACGACCTCGCGAGGATGGTCAAGTACGGCACCTCGTTCACGCTCGGACGGCTGGGCGGACGCCGGGCGCTGCTGGACGACCCGTTCGCGCTGTTCTCCGCCGGGTGGTTCGCCGAACGGCTGGGCTGCCGAGTGATCATCCTGCTGCGCGATCCCGTGTCGTTCGCCGGCAGCTGGCAGCGGCTCGGCTGGACGGTCCACTTCCAGGAACTGCTCGAACAGCCCCTCCTGGTCCGCGATCAACCGCACCTTTCCGCGCTACGCCCCCTGGTGGGCTCGCAGGACCGCCTCGCCAAGACCGTGGCCCTCTGGCGGGCGGCCAGAACCACCGCCACCGACCTGGCGGCCCGGTGTCCCGGGGTCCTGCTGGCCGACTACGAGCACCTGGCCGCCGACCCGCGGGCGGGCTTCCGCCGTCTGTACGAATGGTCGAGCCTGACATGGTCCGCCCGGGCCGAGGAGCGTGTCCTGCGCGCGTGTACGGCCACCACCGGCCGCACGGGCGGCTTCGCCTGGAGCGGCCTGTCCCGCACGGCATACCGGCCGATGGACTCCCGCCATGCCCTCGCCACGGCCGCCGCCCGGCTGAGCCCGGAGGAGGTCCGCAGGGTCAGGGAACTGGCCTCCGTCCCAGAATGA
- a CDS encoding oligosaccharide flippase family protein: MAALISTGLPGLSRLNATARSGLAGLAGAGVGAASQFLTVVLVTREAGQETAGTFFAVTALCMMVAAILRMDAGNGLIYFIARSRPFGYRCTSGYVRAALVPVAALSLAVGAAVFVNTSDPALRVLSAALPVMVCSDLVVSATRGFGTMRPTVLLDGVFQPVAQLVLVGAASLTNPGSVPLLAAAWALPSLPVLLLASLWLHRRLPYAPYLPGTAHDLWRHTWPRSLAAAIQAVFQRLDIVIVAMLAGPVEAAVYTAATRFKVVGQLAGQALAQATQPRLVRALSEGDLPRARELYQSAAMWLVLLTWPIWLGYAVLAPWLLGAVFGDGYASGVPVALVLAATMMLATACGMADVVLTSAGRTGSSLANLVAAIAVTVALDLLLIPGFGALGAALGWAGGMVVKNLLPLWRIHRLYGLRPFGVHSLAALKPWRAS; this comes from the coding sequence GTGGCGGCGCTGATCTCCACGGGGCTGCCCGGCCTGTCCAGGCTGAACGCGACGGCGCGGAGTGGGCTGGCCGGGCTGGCGGGGGCCGGGGTCGGCGCCGCCTCACAGTTCCTGACGGTCGTGCTGGTCACCCGGGAGGCGGGCCAGGAGACGGCGGGCACCTTCTTCGCCGTGACCGCCCTGTGCATGATGGTCGCCGCGATCCTGCGGATGGACGCCGGCAACGGGCTGATCTACTTCATCGCCCGATCGCGGCCGTTCGGCTACCGCTGCACCTCCGGCTACGTACGCGCGGCCCTCGTCCCGGTCGCGGCGCTCTCGCTGGCCGTCGGTGCGGCGGTCTTCGTCAACACCTCCGACCCCGCGCTGCGGGTGCTGTCCGCCGCCCTGCCGGTGATGGTGTGCTCGGACCTCGTGGTGAGCGCGACCCGCGGGTTCGGCACGATGCGGCCGACCGTGCTGCTGGACGGCGTGTTCCAGCCGGTGGCTCAGCTCGTCCTGGTCGGGGCCGCGTCGCTGACGAACCCGGGATCGGTGCCGTTGCTCGCCGCGGCCTGGGCGCTGCCCTCCCTGCCGGTCCTGCTGCTGGCCTCGCTCTGGCTGCACCGGCGGCTGCCGTACGCGCCGTATCTGCCGGGAACCGCCCACGACCTGTGGCGCCACACCTGGCCCCGGTCGCTGGCCGCCGCCATCCAGGCGGTGTTCCAGCGGCTCGACATCGTGATCGTGGCGATGCTCGCCGGGCCGGTCGAGGCCGCCGTCTACACCGCCGCCACCCGGTTCAAGGTCGTGGGCCAGCTCGCCGGCCAGGCTCTGGCCCAGGCCACGCAGCCAAGGCTGGTGCGAGCCCTGTCCGAGGGCGACCTGCCGCGCGCCCGCGAGCTGTACCAGTCCGCCGCCATGTGGCTCGTCCTGCTGACCTGGCCGATCTGGCTGGGCTACGCCGTCCTCGCGCCGTGGTTGCTCGGCGCCGTCTTCGGCGACGGCTACGCCTCCGGGGTCCCGGTGGCGCTCGTACTGGCCGCGACGATGATGCTCGCCACCGCCTGCGGCATGGCCGACGTGGTGCTGACCTCCGCGGGGCGCACCGGCTCCAGCCTGGCCAACCTGGTCGCCGCCATCGCGGTGACCGTGGCACTGGATCTGCTGCTGATCCCCGGTTTCGGCGCGCTCGGCGCCGCCCTCGGCTGGGCCGGGGGCATGGTGGTCAAGAACCTGCTCCCGCTCTGGCGGATCCACCGCCTGTACGGCCTGCGCCCCTTCGGCGTCCACAGCCTGGCCGCGCTGAAACCGTGGCGGGCGTCGTGA
- a CDS encoding sulfotransferase domain-containing protein: MPALKCSVHTMSRAAGRLTARSRILPSFLIVGAQRCGTTSLYRALSQHPLMLKPVLHKGVHYFDMAYDQGLSWYRAHFPLRPRVSRLSYRYGYRPQAFESSPYYLFHPLAGARIAWDLPGVKLIVLTRDPVERAFSAHAHELARGFETETSFARAVELEEERLAGAADDLCVSPYSTNHAHRHLAYLARGRYAEQLARLEPLVGRQRLLVLDSGRFFAEPEVVYDRVLAFLGLPHIGDPVFEPHNARSRPAPMPASLRRELTDHFEEQDSLLTSWLGTVPSWRR, encoded by the coding sequence ATGCCCGCTTTGAAGTGTTCCGTCCACACCATGTCGCGGGCCGCCGGGCGCCTCACCGCCAGGAGCCGGATCCTGCCCTCCTTCCTCATCGTCGGGGCGCAGCGCTGCGGCACCACCTCCCTCTACCGGGCTCTGTCGCAGCACCCCCTGATGCTCAAGCCCGTGCTCCACAAGGGCGTGCACTACTTCGACATGGCCTACGACCAGGGCCTGTCGTGGTACCGGGCGCACTTCCCGCTGCGGCCCCGGGTCTCCCGGCTGTCGTACAGGTACGGCTACCGCCCCCAGGCGTTCGAGTCCTCTCCCTACTACCTGTTCCACCCGCTGGCCGGCGCCCGGATCGCCTGGGACCTGCCCGGCGTGAAACTGATCGTGCTGACCCGCGACCCGGTCGAGCGCGCCTTCTCGGCCCACGCCCACGAGCTGGCCAGGGGCTTCGAGACCGAGACGTCCTTCGCCAGAGCCGTGGAGCTGGAGGAGGAGCGGCTGGCCGGGGCCGCGGACGACCTGTGCGTCTCCCCCTACTCGACGAACCACGCCCACCGCCACCTCGCCTACCTCGCCAGAGGCCGCTACGCCGAACAGCTCGCCCGGCTCGAACCGCTGGTCGGCCGCCAACGGCTGCTCGTCCTGGACAGCGGGCGGTTCTTCGCCGAGCCGGAGGTCGTCTACGACCGGGTGCTGGCGTTCCTCGGACTACCGCACATCGGTGACCCGGTCTTCGAACCGCACAACGCCAGGTCCCGGCCCGCTCCGATGCCCGCCTCGCTCCGCCGCGAGCTGACCGACCACTTCGAGGAGCAGGACTCCCTGCTGACCTCGTGGCTCGGCACGGTGCCGTCGTGGCGGCGCTGA
- a CDS encoding O-antigen ligase family protein produces MRGPHRAAWPIAALLVAYPLWWALGFGGLAVIALAPWMALILLRRRPIRAPRGFGLWLLLLAGYLISALMLDEMPPDTYGEFGAGRVLGYLMRLILYVSLMIMVLYLGNLTEAELPQLTLVRMLGTMFIATVAGGLLGVFAPHVEFTSPVERILPGWIGGNSFVQNLIHPTAAQMQKVLGHASPRPEAPFEWANAWGSNLSVLLIWFVVGWWVYGGPRRRLAVVPLIALAAVPVVYSLNRGLWIGLGIACAYLFLRLGTRARVAVGSAVAAGALVFFLSPLQAMVAQRLDNPHSNDIRAFTVSATIAAARTSPLIGYGNTRNAMGNHRTITTGKTGWCPTCGHPPLGGDGQLWHLMITQGFTGAALYVAFFAGAIRRHWPDRSPIGMAGVLVMILTLLYMFVYDGLFTPLSLYLISFALLWRNSMTSREETAHGPRDAVSAVRQGREESRAPDPPAFPPPPERRIHGRGEG; encoded by the coding sequence GTGAGGGGCCCGCACCGGGCGGCCTGGCCGATCGCCGCACTCCTGGTGGCGTATCCGCTGTGGTGGGCCCTGGGTTTCGGCGGCCTGGCGGTGATCGCACTGGCCCCGTGGATGGCCCTGATCCTCCTGAGAAGACGGCCGATCAGGGCGCCGCGCGGGTTCGGACTCTGGCTGCTGCTCCTGGCGGGATATCTGATCAGCGCGCTCATGCTCGACGAGATGCCGCCGGACACCTACGGCGAGTTCGGCGCCGGACGGGTGCTCGGCTACCTCATGCGCCTGATCCTCTACGTCTCATTGATGATCATGGTTCTGTACCTGGGCAACCTGACCGAAGCCGAGCTGCCGCAGCTCACCCTGGTGCGCATGCTCGGCACGATGTTCATCGCGACCGTCGCGGGCGGCCTGCTGGGCGTGTTCGCGCCACACGTGGAGTTCACGTCGCCGGTCGAGCGGATCCTGCCCGGGTGGATCGGCGGCAACTCCTTCGTGCAGAACCTGATCCACCCCACCGCGGCCCAGATGCAGAAGGTCCTCGGTCACGCCTCCCCCCGCCCCGAGGCGCCGTTCGAATGGGCCAACGCCTGGGGAAGCAACCTCTCGGTGCTGCTCATCTGGTTCGTGGTCGGCTGGTGGGTGTACGGCGGGCCGCGCAGACGCCTGGCCGTGGTCCCGCTGATCGCGCTGGCCGCCGTCCCCGTCGTCTACTCCCTCAACCGCGGCCTCTGGATCGGCCTGGGCATCGCGTGCGCCTACCTGTTCCTCCGCCTGGGCACGCGGGCCCGTGTCGCGGTCGGCTCCGCCGTCGCCGCCGGAGCGCTGGTGTTCTTCCTCAGCCCTCTTCAGGCGATGGTGGCCCAGCGGCTCGACAACCCGCACAGCAACGACATCCGTGCCTTCACCGTGTCAGCGACCATCGCCGCCGCCCGCACCTCACCGCTCATCGGCTACGGCAACACCCGCAACGCGATGGGCAACCACCGGACGATCACCACCGGCAAGACCGGCTGGTGCCCCACCTGCGGCCACCCGCCGCTGGGCGGCGACGGTCAGCTCTGGCACCTGATGATCACGCAGGGATTCACCGGAGCCGCCCTCTACGTGGCGTTCTTCGCCGGGGCCATCCGCCGCCACTGGCCCGACCGGAGCCCGATCGGCATGGCCGGGGTCCTCGTGATGATCCTCACCCTCCTCTACATGTTCGTCTACGACGGGCTGTTCACGCCGCTCAGCCTGTATCTCATCTCGTTCGCGCTGCTCTGGAGGAATTCGATGACGAGCCGGGAGGAAACGGCTCACGGACCCCGTGACGCGGTATCCGCCGTGCGACAAGGACGGGAGGAGAGCCGGGCCCCGGACCCTCCCGCGTTCCCCCCTCCGCCTGAGCGGCGGATCCACGGCCGGGGAGAAGGATGA
- a CDS encoding Wzz/FepE/Etk N-terminal domain-containing protein, translating to MSPSPDVLVHRSGGDLADYASLLRRRWLIASLLLLAGIGGGVASLHVTPPAYTASAQVLVTATGPQEQTNQVTNRQREPLNLDTEAQIVRSTTVAKKAAKTLKSTPGPVEVSVPPNTSVLLISYTAADPAAAAAGASAYARAYLAYRSESAASARTAQLKVLLATLKQVNESLAEVIATLPGLGNGTAERTLALQRQSVLSRQSSALTLKYDAFRTVAIVPGSVISDAVAPTEPSAPSPSLHLGGGLMAGLLSGVGAAWLRDRLGTGSRGSAGTKRPTGRDLAGRQDPGAAVPGAERPRTGRKRRDSRSAPGPYTMPPQIPPQTPPQAPPQAVARTIHRP from the coding sequence ATGAGCCCGTCGCCGGACGTCCTCGTCCACCGCTCCGGCGGAGACCTGGCGGACTACGCGTCCCTCCTCCGCCGCCGGTGGCTGATCGCCTCGCTCCTGCTCCTGGCCGGGATCGGCGGCGGCGTCGCCTCGCTGCATGTCACACCACCCGCCTACACGGCTTCCGCGCAGGTCCTGGTCACCGCGACGGGCCCGCAGGAGCAGACCAACCAGGTCACCAACCGGCAGCGGGAACCGCTCAACCTCGACACCGAGGCCCAGATCGTCAGGTCCACGACGGTCGCCAAGAAGGCCGCGAAGACGCTCAAGAGCACCCCGGGGCCCGTCGAGGTCTCCGTGCCCCCCAACACCTCGGTCCTGCTGATCTCCTACACCGCCGCCGATCCGGCCGCCGCGGCCGCCGGGGCGAGCGCCTACGCCCGCGCCTACCTGGCCTACCGGAGCGAGTCCGCCGCCTCTGCCCGGACAGCCCAGCTCAAGGTGCTGCTGGCCACGTTGAAGCAGGTCAACGAGAGCCTGGCCGAGGTGATCGCCACGCTGCCGGGGCTGGGGAACGGCACGGCCGAGCGGACCCTCGCCCTGCAGCGGCAGAGCGTCCTGAGCCGCCAGAGCTCCGCCCTCACCCTCAAGTACGACGCGTTCAGGACCGTCGCCATCGTCCCCGGCTCGGTGATCAGCGACGCGGTCGCACCTACCGAGCCCAGCGCTCCCAGCCCTTCCCTCCACCTCGGCGGCGGCCTCATGGCCGGTCTGCTCTCCGGCGTCGGGGCCGCCTGGCTCCGCGACCGCCTCGGCACCGGATCGCGCGGGAGCGCCGGCACCAAGCGCCCGACGGGCCGCGACCTCGCCGGCAGGCAGGATCCGGGCGCGGCGGTTCCCGGGGCCGAGCGGCCGCGGACCGGCCGGAAACGCCGTGACAGCCGGTCCGCGCCCGGCCCCTACACGATGCCTCCGCAGATACCCCCGCAGACACCGCCGCAAGCACCGCCTCAGGCGGTCGCGCGGACGATCCACCGGCCGTGA
- a CDS encoding glycoside hydrolase family 26 protein → MEPRLPGRTPTRAPTEIGGLPDAYPTASACEVTAKLIPSCGAWWGVAPEVFTGRSPGPALKRAERRMGRPADIVHVYHREHDLFPTAEERAIARDRAGNRLLLINWKPSFDRTWAEIARGDLDERIDRLARHIVKNFPQRFFLTVHHEPENDVRERPGSGMTADDYSAMFRHVVLRLREKGVTNAVTVMTYMGAPNWAAMPWFERLYPGDDVVDWVAMDPYVDDKVHSFDGLVNKAREEFAEWPGFYRWMQARFPGKPVMIAEWGVFERYDQPRFKETFFTSVRQEIRDYPQIKALVYFDSPHAPRGDTRFDTTPGGLSAFGDLAADPYLRATTVPQK, encoded by the coding sequence GTGGAGCCGAGGCTGCCGGGGCGGACGCCGACGCGCGCCCCCACCGAGATCGGCGGCCTGCCGGACGCCTACCCGACGGCGTCCGCCTGCGAGGTCACCGCCAAACTCATCCCCTCGTGCGGCGCCTGGTGGGGGGTCGCGCCGGAGGTCTTCACCGGGAGGAGTCCGGGGCCGGCGCTGAAGCGCGCCGAGAGACGTATGGGCCGCCCGGCCGACATCGTCCACGTCTACCACCGGGAGCACGATCTCTTCCCGACCGCGGAGGAGCGGGCGATCGCCCGCGACCGGGCCGGCAACAGGCTTCTGCTGATCAACTGGAAGCCGTCCTTCGACCGCACCTGGGCGGAGATCGCCCGGGGTGACCTGGACGAGCGGATCGACCGGCTGGCCCGTCACATCGTGAAGAACTTCCCCCAGAGGTTCTTCCTGACCGTCCACCACGAGCCGGAGAACGACGTACGGGAGCGGCCCGGCTCGGGGATGACCGCCGACGACTACTCGGCGATGTTCCGGCACGTGGTGCTGCGCCTGCGCGAGAAGGGCGTGACCAACGCGGTCACGGTGATGACCTACATGGGCGCGCCCAACTGGGCGGCCATGCCCTGGTTCGAGAGGCTCTACCCCGGCGACGACGTGGTCGACTGGGTGGCCATGGACCCCTACGTCGACGACAAGGTCCACTCCTTCGACGGGCTGGTCAACAAGGCCCGCGAGGAGTTCGCGGAGTGGCCCGGCTTCTATCGCTGGATGCAGGCGCGCTTCCCCGGCAAGCCCGTCATGATCGCCGAGTGGGGCGTGTTCGAGCGCTACGACCAGCCCCGGTTCAAGGAGACCTTCTTCACGTCGGTGCGTCAGGAGATCCGGGATTATCCGCAGATCAAGGCGCTGGTCTACTTCGACTCACCGCACGCTCCCCGGGGGGACACCCGGTTCGACACCACTCCCGGGGGGCTCAGCGCCTTCGGCGACCTCGCCGCCGACCCCTACCTTCGCGCCACCACGGTTCCGCAGAAGTGA
- a CDS encoding sulfite exporter TauE/SafE family protein: protein MGIDIPLAVGSFLVAIVIGLTGMGGGALMTPMMMLFFNVPPLAAVSSDLVASAIMKPVGGAVHLRRGTVNLRLVGWLCAGSVPAAFCGVLVARAFGDGAQVQQTIKYALGCALLLAVAGLVAKALLARREGAVSEDVGQIVVRPIPTLLVGMVGGLVVGISSVGSGSLIIVALLMLYPALKANQLVGTDLVQAVPLVASAALGHLLFGDFKLDVTTSLLVGSIPGVYLGARVSARAPGGIIRALLAVVLLASALKLLDVSNTVMFWILGVAVAAGVAGWSLLRNRGGAKVGVGGEVAEGAEPPGSGVEPGVPPGSVR, encoded by the coding sequence ATGGGCATCGACATCCCTCTCGCCGTCGGGTCGTTCCTCGTGGCGATCGTCATCGGCCTGACCGGTATGGGCGGCGGCGCGCTCATGACGCCGATGATGATGTTGTTCTTCAACGTGCCGCCCCTGGCGGCCGTCTCCAGCGACCTGGTCGCCTCGGCCATCATGAAACCGGTGGGCGGGGCCGTCCACCTGCGGCGGGGCACGGTCAACCTGCGGCTGGTCGGCTGGCTGTGCGCCGGGTCGGTGCCGGCGGCCTTCTGCGGGGTGCTCGTGGCGAGGGCCTTCGGGGACGGCGCGCAGGTCCAGCAGACGATCAAGTACGCCCTGGGGTGCGCGCTTCTGCTGGCCGTCGCCGGGCTGGTCGCCAAGGCCCTCCTGGCGCGGCGCGAAGGAGCGGTCTCGGAGGACGTGGGGCAGATCGTCGTGCGCCCAATTCCGACCTTACTGGTCGGTATGGTTGGCGGCCTGGTCGTCGGAATCTCGTCCGTGGGCTCGGGATCGCTGATCATCGTGGCGTTGCTCATGCTCTACCCGGCGCTGAAGGCCAACCAACTCGTCGGGACCGACCTGGTGCAGGCCGTCCCGCTGGTCGCCTCGGCCGCCCTCGGCCACCTGCTGTTCGGCGACTTCAAGCTGGACGTCACCACGTCGCTGCTGGTCGGCTCGATTCCCGGCGTCTACCTGGGAGCACGTGTCTCCGCCCGGGCGCCCGGCGGGATCATCCGGGCGCTGCTCGCGGTGGTGCTGCTGGCCTCGGCGCTCAAGCTCCTCGACGTGAGCAACACGGTCATGTTCTGGATCCTGGGCGTCGCGGTGGCCGCCGGAGTCGCCGGCTGGTCACTTCTGCGGAACCGTGGTGGCGCGAAGGTAGGGGTCGGCGGCGAGGTCGCCGAAGGCGCTGAGCCCCCCGGGAGTGGTGTCGAACCGGGTGTCCCCCCGGGGAGCGTGCGGTGA
- the cysC gene encoding adenylyl-sulfate kinase: MTAPFEWTPDARELADLELLLSGAFHPLEGFLSSADAHSVDEHGTLTDGTPWPAPVTFALPDDHPAAPGDRITLRDPEGAALAVLTVTGRQDGFVAGPVEALDTPEHGPFARLRRSPAEIRKELGERDVLAVTMRGPLDNLDEVTAIAEELDAAILLLPLAFGEAGPAVVRAALKARDRLGEDTLVAVVPLAPREEASIDLELREHVAEAYGATEHLAGPEPVTLPGPPHRRGLVVFFTGLSGSGKSTVARGLRDALLERGSRTVTYLDGDVVRHLLSAGLTFSKEDRDLNIRRIGFVAAEAARHGGLAICAPIAPYAATRDEVRAMVEGVGADFLLVHVSTPLQECERRDRKGLYAKARAGLIPEFTGISDPYEEPEDADLEIDTTSISVDQAVHQVLNPLIQGGWIR, encoded by the coding sequence ATGACGGCGCCTTTCGAGTGGACCCCCGACGCCCGCGAGCTCGCCGACCTGGAGCTCTTGCTCTCCGGCGCCTTCCATCCGCTGGAGGGCTTTCTGAGCTCGGCCGACGCGCACTCGGTGGACGAGCACGGCACGCTGACCGACGGCACGCCGTGGCCCGCGCCCGTCACGTTCGCCCTTCCCGACGACCATCCGGCCGCCCCCGGTGACCGGATCACCCTTCGCGACCCGGAGGGCGCCGCACTCGCCGTGCTGACCGTCACCGGACGGCAGGACGGCTTCGTCGCCGGCCCGGTGGAGGCACTCGACACGCCCGAGCACGGGCCGTTCGCGCGGCTCCGCCGCAGCCCGGCCGAGATCCGCAAGGAGCTGGGCGAGCGAGACGTCCTGGCGGTCACCATGCGCGGCCCGCTGGACAACCTGGACGAGGTCACCGCGATCGCGGAGGAGCTGGACGCGGCGATCCTGCTGCTCCCCCTGGCGTTCGGCGAGGCCGGGCCCGCCGTGGTCCGGGCCGCGCTCAAGGCCCGCGACCGCCTGGGCGAGGACACGCTCGTGGCGGTGGTGCCGCTGGCCCCGCGCGAGGAGGCCTCCATCGACCTGGAACTGCGCGAGCACGTGGCCGAGGCCTACGGCGCGACCGAGCACCTGGCCGGGCCCGAGCCCGTCACGCTTCCCGGGCCTCCGCACCGGCGAGGGCTGGTGGTCTTCTTCACCGGGCTGTCCGGCTCCGGCAAGTCCACCGTCGCCCGGGGGCTGCGCGACGCCCTGCTGGAGCGCGGGAGCCGTACGGTGACCTACCTCGACGGCGACGTGGTCCGCCACCTGCTGTCGGCGGGGCTGACCTTCTCCAAGGAAGACCGCGACCTCAACATCCGCCGGATCGGATTCGTCGCCGCCGAGGCCGCCAGGCACGGCGGGCTGGCGATCTGCGCCCCCATCGCCCCCTACGCCGCCACGCGTGACGAGGTCCGCGCGATGGTGGAGGGCGTCGGCGCCGACTTCCTGCTGGTCCACGTGTCCACCCCGCTGCAGGAGTGCGAGCGCCGCGACCGCAAGGGCCTCTACGCCAAGGCCCGCGCCGGGCTGATCCCCGAATTCACCGGGATCTCCGATCCGTACGAGGAGCCCGAGGACGCCGATCTGGAGATCGACACCACCTCCATCAGCGTGGACCAGGCAGTTCATCAGGTGCTGAATCCATTGATCCAGGGCGGCTGGATCCGTTGA
- a CDS encoding class I SAM-dependent methyltransferase, translating into MSEVRSVVARDDLFGRRIREQRIGRLGRRLDVLIAGCGWPGPMESARTESRVIGIDEDLPALRARMSTREDLDSWILGDLRSVPLSPRSFDVVCVSFLLERIEHPELVLDRLLTGLRPGGLLLIRMRDRMSAYGTCDRLMPSLLRQALWRRFVPPNTVGPLPAVYDHVASREGMHSFCLMRGLMVTDDVFATSGPALSGPLGKLVRAACSVVEILSGGRRPASHDEVTMVIRKPQNHFARLI; encoded by the coding sequence ATGTCTGAGGTGAGGTCGGTCGTCGCGCGAGACGACCTGTTCGGTCGGCGGATCCGGGAACAGCGGATCGGCCGGCTCGGCCGGCGGCTCGATGTCCTGATCGCCGGGTGCGGCTGGCCCGGCCCGATGGAGTCCGCGCGGACGGAGAGCCGGGTCATCGGGATCGACGAGGACCTGCCGGCGCTGCGGGCGCGCATGTCCACCCGGGAAGACCTGGACTCCTGGATCCTGGGCGACCTGCGGTCGGTGCCGCTGTCCCCGCGGTCGTTCGACGTCGTCTGCGTGTCGTTCCTGCTGGAGCGGATCGAGCATCCCGAGCTGGTGCTCGACCGGCTGCTCACCGGCCTGCGGCCGGGCGGGCTGCTGCTGATCCGGATGCGCGACCGCATGTCGGCCTACGGGACATGCGACCGGCTGATGCCCTCCCTGCTGCGGCAGGCGCTCTGGCGCAGGTTCGTCCCGCCGAACACGGTGGGCCCGCTGCCCGCCGTCTACGACCACGTCGCCTCGCGCGAGGGGATGCACTCCTTCTGCCTGATGCGCGGGCTGATGGTGACGGACGACGTGTTCGCGACCAGCGGGCCGGCGCTGAGCGGGCCTCTCGGTAAGCTGGTCCGTGCCGCCTGTTCGGTGGTGGAGATCCTCTCCGGGGGACGACGGCCCGCCTCGCACGACGAGGTGACCATGGTGATCCGCAAACCCCAGAACCACTTCGCGCGGCTGATCTGA